A genomic window from Gemmatimonadaceae bacterium includes:
- a CDS encoding lipopolysaccharide kinase InaA family protein: MTRDAPPPGYERARVGRAELVARHELVPALREILAGGTVYAYAAGRPDHTRMTGRQPAYAIALPGGERVVVRHNRHGGTFAGMTRDLFHLPTRAPLELAISARLAGAGVPTPLMLGYVVYPVAGVLARSDVMTREIAPGRDLAAALGPAEPASARAAAIAATATLVAVLSRAGARHHDLNVKNVLLAGDVAAPTAYLLDVDRVTFHADRGHCLETNLARLERSARKWRDRFGAPVTDDDLARLRADAQRQL; the protein is encoded by the coding sequence GTGACCCGCGACGCCCCACCGCCCGGCTACGAGCGCGCGCGGGTGGGGCGCGCCGAACTGGTGGCGCGGCACGAACTCGTGCCGGCGCTGCGCGAGATCCTGGCCGGCGGCACGGTGTACGCGTACGCCGCCGGCCGGCCCGACCACACCCGCATGACGGGCCGCCAGCCGGCGTACGCCATCGCGCTGCCCGGCGGCGAGCGCGTGGTGGTGCGACACAACCGGCACGGCGGCACGTTCGCGGGCATGACGCGCGACCTGTTCCACCTGCCCACGCGCGCGCCGCTGGAGCTCGCGATCTCCGCGCGCCTGGCCGGCGCCGGCGTGCCCACGCCGCTGATGCTCGGCTACGTGGTGTATCCGGTGGCCGGAGTGCTGGCGCGCTCCGACGTCATGACGCGCGAGATCGCGCCCGGCCGCGACCTCGCGGCGGCGCTCGGCCCCGCGGAACCGGCGTCGGCGCGGGCGGCCGCGATCGCGGCCACGGCCACGCTCGTGGCCGTCCTGTCGCGCGCCGGCGCGCGCCACCATGACCTGAACGTGAAGAACGTGCTCCTCGCGGGCGACGTCGCGGCGCCCACGGCATACCTGCTCGACGTGGACCGGGTCACCTTCCACGCCGATCGTGGCCATTGCCTGGAGACCAACCTCGCGCGGCTCGAGCGTTCGGCGCGCAAGTGGCGCGACCGGTTCGGCGCGCCGGTGACGGACGACGATCTGGCGCGGCTCCGCGCCGACGCCCAGCGGCAACTCTAG
- a CDS encoding glycosyltransferase family 4 protein, whose translation MRVLVLDTERGWRGGQRQTLLLARELARRGEQCYVAARPLAPLAERAHALGLPVVPAAPTGEVALLTAWRLRRFIKRHDVQIVHAQTAHDVTLGAMCTLGTTARLVVTRHLAKPPRANPGTRWKYSRAAAVMAVSRAAADALGAAGVRPELLSVVHGGVETDRTVAPAPAELLATLGVPPGAPLAVMVGALVEQKDPLTFVRAVAAARRQAPTLHGLLVGEGELRGAVETEIAGLGLSGFVHLAGFRTDVDELLAAARVAVLSSRFEGLPLVIMDAFALGVPVAATAGSGTPELVADDDTGLLVPVGDAPALGAAIARIVNDPALAQRLRQAGLARADDFSVRRMADATIGVYRDVLRGAR comes from the coding sequence AGTTCTGGTGCTGGACACCGAGCGCGGCTGGCGCGGTGGGCAGCGACAGACCCTGCTGCTGGCGCGCGAGTTGGCCCGCCGGGGCGAACAGTGCTATGTGGCCGCGCGGCCTCTGGCGCCGCTGGCCGAGCGCGCGCACGCGCTGGGGCTCCCGGTGGTGCCCGCCGCGCCCACCGGCGAGGTGGCGCTGCTCACCGCCTGGCGGCTGCGGCGGTTCATCAAGCGGCACGACGTGCAGATCGTCCACGCCCAGACGGCGCACGACGTCACGTTGGGCGCCATGTGTACGCTCGGCACCACGGCACGGCTGGTCGTCACGCGCCACCTCGCCAAGCCGCCGCGCGCCAACCCGGGCACCCGCTGGAAGTACAGCCGGGCCGCCGCCGTGATGGCGGTGTCGCGTGCCGCGGCCGACGCCCTGGGCGCGGCGGGCGTGCGGCCCGAGCTCCTGTCCGTGGTCCACGGCGGGGTGGAGACCGACCGCACCGTGGCGCCGGCGCCGGCCGAGCTCCTGGCCACGCTCGGGGTGCCCCCCGGCGCGCCCCTGGCGGTGATGGTCGGCGCGCTGGTGGAGCAGAAGGACCCGTTGACCTTCGTCCGCGCGGTGGCGGCGGCGCGACGTCAGGCGCCCACGCTCCACGGACTGCTCGTGGGCGAGGGGGAGTTGCGCGGAGCGGTGGAGACGGAGATCGCGGGGCTCGGGCTCTCCGGGTTCGTGCACCTGGCCGGGTTCCGCACCGACGTGGACGAGCTGCTCGCGGCGGCGCGCGTGGCGGTGCTCAGCTCGCGCTTCGAAGGGCTGCCGCTGGTGATCATGGACGCGTTCGCGCTGGGGGTGCCGGTGGCCGCCACCGCGGGCAGCGGCACGCCGGAGTTGGTGGCCGACGACGACACCGGGCTGCTCGTGCCGGTGGGCGACGCCCCCGCGCTCGGCGCGGCGATCGCGCGCATCGTGAACGACCCGGCGCTGGCCCAGCGTCTGCGACAGGCGGGGCTGGCGCGGGCCGACGACTTCTCCGTGCGGCGAATGGCCGACGCCACGATCGGGGTGTATCGCGACGTGCTGCGGGGTGCGCGCTAG
- the trpE gene encoding anthranilate synthase component I, whose translation MSFEAFLSRAARGHLVPVWRECVLDTETPVAAFTKLKRGPFSFLLESAPAGSETWSRYTFMGTEPRGAWRLTDRVVEDWTPEAGWHGARTPADPLDDLDQLVKRFPPVDVPELGEFWAGAVGYFGYDVVRAIEHLPHAPPRVLNVPDALFVFTRVLVVVDNLRSRARFVASVPVPADAADADLRALYDRAEADITAAMARLRAPGTLPPLELAESAPPAVGTSRYERGKYLRDVDRIKEYIVAGDAFQVLLARRITLPHDFSSDLLYRALRVVNPSPYMYHLELDGVELVGSSPELLVRVAAGRVTVRPIAGTRPRGRTAAEDDMLSAELLADEKERAEHLMLVDLGRNDVGRIARYGSVQVTDLMVVERYSHVLHIVSQVEGAMRPELSAMDAFRATFPAGTMTGAPKVRAMEIIDELEPERRGPYAGAVGYISAGGTRMDLAITIRTCVIADGVASVQAGGGIVYDSVPEREWDETENKARAMLTAIGRVRASMRDS comes from the coding sequence ATGAGCTTTGAAGCATTTTTGTCGCGCGCCGCACGTGGGCATCTGGTACCCGTGTGGCGCGAATGCGTGCTCGACACCGAGACGCCGGTGGCGGCGTTCACCAAACTCAAGCGGGGGCCGTTCTCGTTCCTGCTCGAGTCGGCGCCGGCGGGGAGCGAGACCTGGTCGCGCTACACGTTCATGGGCACCGAGCCGCGCGGCGCCTGGCGGCTCACCGACCGCGTGGTGGAGGACTGGACCCCGGAGGCCGGCTGGCACGGCGCGCGCACGCCGGCCGATCCGCTCGACGACCTCGACCAGCTGGTGAAGCGGTTCCCGCCCGTGGACGTGCCCGAGTTGGGCGAGTTCTGGGCGGGCGCGGTGGGGTACTTTGGCTACGACGTGGTGCGCGCCATCGAGCACCTGCCCCACGCGCCGCCGCGGGTGCTCAACGTGCCCGATGCGCTGTTCGTGTTCACCCGGGTGCTGGTGGTGGTGGACAACCTGCGCTCGCGGGCGCGGTTCGTGGCGTCGGTGCCCGTGCCCGCCGACGCCGCCGACGCCGACCTGCGCGCCCTGTACGACCGGGCGGAGGCGGACATCACGGCGGCCATGGCGCGGCTGCGCGCGCCGGGCACGTTGCCGCCACTGGAGCTGGCCGAATCGGCGCCGCCCGCCGTGGGCACGTCGCGCTACGAGCGCGGCAAGTACCTGCGCGACGTGGACCGGATCAAGGAGTACATCGTGGCCGGCGACGCGTTCCAGGTGTTGCTGGCCCGGCGGATCACGCTGCCGCACGACTTCTCGTCCGACCTGCTCTACCGCGCGCTGCGCGTGGTGAACCCGTCGCCGTACATGTACCATCTGGAGCTGGACGGCGTGGAGCTGGTGGGGAGTTCGCCCGAGCTGCTGGTGCGCGTGGCGGCGGGGCGGGTGACGGTGCGTCCCATCGCCGGCACGCGGCCGCGCGGGCGCACGGCGGCGGAGGACGACATGCTGTCGGCCGAGCTGCTGGCCGACGAGAAGGAGCGCGCCGAACACCTGATGCTCGTGGATCTGGGGCGCAACGACGTGGGGCGCATCGCGCGCTACGGGAGCGTGCAGGTGACCGATCTCATGGTGGTGGAGCGTTATTCCCACGTGCTGCACATCGTGAGCCAGGTGGAGGGCGCGATGCGCCCCGAGCTGTCGGCCATGGACGCCTTCCGCGCCACCTTTCCCGCGGGGACGATGACGGGCGCGCCCAAGGTGCGCGCCATGGAGATCATCGACGAACTGGAGCCCGAGCGGCGCGGCCCGTACGCCGGCGCCGTGGGTTACATCTCGGCCGGCGGCACGCGCATGGACCTGGCCATCACCATCCGCACCTGCGTGATCGCGGACGGGGTGGCGTCGGTGCAGGCCGGGGGCGGCATCGTGTACGACTCGGTGCCGGAGCGCGAGTGGGACGAGACCGAGAACAAGGCGCGGGCCATGCTCACCGCCATCGGGCGCGTGCGCGCTTCCATGCGGGACAGCTAG
- a CDS encoding adenylate/guanylate cyclase domain-containing protein, whose translation MAYKLTSADQTLSFELRAGSPQLVGRAPTCDLPIIDPTISRRHAEVECTAGGVRVRDLGSSNGTFVNGARIEHADLAAGDRVTFGKVELTLEEFTPRVPAAAQAAAPAPPPGATIVRQLPVRGQTPPTSSPGIPATPADKSREKLATLLEVSKGLGRAVDTDAILDQIVQYAYQILAVDRVAILLLDDGGALVPKISRDKRGGDAPRAVPQSIARAAVADKVAILSDNAGEDERFGGQSVVLQQVRSAICSPLIGSEDRVLGVLYVDNVSTTHRFNDDDLDFVIAFSGIAAVAIENSQFAERIRRETLARSNFERYFTPQLAKRIASSAGATRLGGEKRKVAVLFSDIRGFTQLSETMNPDDMARLLSEYFTEMVDCVFRHDGTLDKFIGDAVMAQWGAPIGDPRDADKAMGAAVDMIRELDKLNAKWRDEGRPELQIGIGLNFGDAFAGNIGSEKRLEFTVIGDTVNTASRLCSVAGPGEILISGSMKQALSAPPPLEECPPMELKGKTQPVPVFRVVA comes from the coding sequence ATGGCCTACAAGCTCACGAGCGCGGACCAGACCCTGTCGTTCGAGCTGCGCGCCGGATCGCCGCAGCTCGTGGGCCGGGCGCCCACGTGCGACCTGCCGATCATCGACCCCACGATCTCGCGCCGTCACGCCGAAGTGGAGTGCACCGCCGGCGGCGTGCGGGTGCGCGACCTGGGGTCCAGCAACGGGACGTTCGTGAACGGGGCCCGCATCGAGCACGCCGACCTCGCGGCCGGCGACCGGGTGACGTTCGGCAAAGTGGAGCTCACGCTCGAGGAGTTCACCCCGCGCGTGCCCGCGGCGGCGCAGGCCGCCGCGCCCGCGCCGCCGCCGGGCGCGACGATCGTGCGCCAGCTCCCGGTGCGCGGGCAGACGCCGCCCACGTCGTCCCCCGGCATCCCCGCCACGCCCGCCGACAAGAGCCGCGAGAAGCTCGCCACGCTGCTCGAGGTGTCCAAGGGACTGGGACGCGCGGTGGACACCGACGCGATCCTCGACCAGATCGTGCAGTACGCCTACCAGATCCTGGCCGTGGACCGGGTGGCGATCCTCCTGCTCGACGACGGCGGCGCGCTCGTGCCCAAGATCTCGCGCGACAAGCGCGGCGGCGATGCCCCGCGCGCCGTGCCGCAGTCGATCGCGCGGGCCGCGGTGGCCGACAAGGTGGCCATCCTCTCGGACAACGCGGGCGAGGACGAGCGGTTCGGCGGGCAGTCGGTGGTGCTCCAGCAGGTGCGGTCGGCCATCTGCTCGCCGCTCATCGGCAGCGAGGACCGCGTGCTCGGCGTGCTGTACGTGGACAACGTGTCCACCACGCACCGGTTCAACGACGACGACCTGGATTTCGTGATCGCGTTCAGCGGCATCGCCGCCGTGGCCATCGAGAACAGCCAGTTCGCGGAGCGCATCCGGCGGGAGACGCTGGCCCGCAGCAACTTCGAGCGCTACTTCACCCCGCAGCTCGCCAAGCGCATCGCCTCGTCGGCCGGCGCCACGCGGCTGGGCGGCGAGAAGCGCAAGGTGGCCGTGCTGTTCAGCGACATCCGCGGGTTCACGCAGCTGTCGGAGACGATGAACCCCGACGACATGGCGCGCCTGCTCAGCGAGTACTTCACCGAGATGGTGGACTGCGTGTTCCGCCACGACGGCACGCTGGACAAGTTCATCGGCGACGCCGTGATGGCGCAGTGGGGCGCGCCGATCGGCGATCCGCGCGATGCCGACAAGGCCATGGGCGCCGCCGTCGACATGATCCGCGAGCTCGACAAGCTCAACGCCAAGTGGCGCGACGAGGGGCGGCCCGAACTGCAGATCGGCATCGGGCTCAACTTCGGCGACGCGTTCGCGGGCAACATCGGCTCCGAGAAGCGCCTCGAGTTCACGGTGATCGGCGATACGGTGAACACGGCCAGCCGGCTGTGCTCGGTGGCCGGCCCGGGCGAGATCCTGATCTCGGGCAGCATGAAACAGGCGCTGTCGGCGCCGCCGCCGCTGGAGGAATGCCCGCCCATGGAACTCAAGGGCAAGACGCAGCCGGTGCCGGTGTTCCGCGTGGTGGCGTGA